Proteins encoded within one genomic window of Lepus europaeus isolate LE1 unplaced genomic scaffold, mLepTim1.pri SCAFFOLD_105, whole genome shotgun sequence:
- the SGTA gene encoding small glutamine-rich tetratricopeptide repeat-containing protein alpha isoform X1 — MDTKKRLAYAIIQFLHEQLRHGGLSSDAQESLEVAIQCLETAFGVTVDDSDLALPQTLPEIFEAAATGKQETQPDLRSPERTPPSEEDYAEAERLKTEGNEQMKVENFEAAVHFYGKAIELNPANAVYFCNRAAAYSKLGNYAGAVQDCERAIGIDPSYSKAYGRMGLALSSLNKHAEAVAYYKKALELDPDNETYKSNLKIAELKLREAPSPSGGVGSFDIAGLLSNPGFISMASNLMNNPQLQQLMSGMISGGHNPLGTPGTSPSQNDLASLIQAGQQFAQQMQQQNPELIEQLRSQMRSRTPSASNDEQQE, encoded by the exons ATGGACACCAAGAAGCGCCTGGCCTACGCCATCATCCAGTTCCTGCACGAGCAGCTGCGGCACGGCGGGCTCTCGTCCGACGCCCAGGAGAGCTTGGAAG TCGCCATCCAGTGCCTGGAGACGGCCTTCGGGGTCACGGTGGACGACAGCGACCTGGCGCTGCCCCAGACGCTGCCGGAAATCTTCGAAGCAGCCGCCACCGGCAAG CAGGAGACGCAGCCCGACCTGAGGAGCCCCGAGCGGACCCCGCCCTCGGAGGAGGACTATGCCGAGGCAGAGCGCCTCAAAACCGAAG GGAACGAGCAGATGAAGGTGGAGAACTTTGAAGCCGCCGTGCACTTCTACGGCAAAGCCATCGAGCTGAACCCGGCCAACGCCGTCTACTTCTGCAACAG AGCCGCAGCCTACAGTAAGCTGGGCAACTACGCAGGCGCCGTGCAGGACTGCGAGCGCGCGATCGGCATAGACCCGTCCTACAGCAAAGCCTACGGCCGCATGGG CCTGGCGCTGTCCAGCTTGAACAAGCACGCGGAGGCCGTGGCCTACTACAAGAAGGCCTTGGAGCTGGACCCCGACAACGAGACGTACAAGTCCAACCTCAAGATCGCTGAGCTGAAGCTGCGGGAGGCCCCGAGCCCG AGCGGCGGCGTGGGCAGCTTCGACATCGCCGGCCTGCTGAGCAACCCCGGCTTCATCAGCATG GCGTCGAACCTGATGAACAACccccagctgcagcagct catgtCCGGGATGATCTCGGGCGGCCACAACCCCCTGGGCACCCCCGGCACCAGCCCCTCGCAGAACGACCTGGCCAGCCTCATCCAGGC CGGCCAGCAGTTCGCGCAGCAGATGCAGCAGCAGAACCCCGAGCTCATCGAGCAGCTGCGCAGCCAGATGAGGAGCCGGACGCCGAGCGCCAGCAACGACGAGCAGCAGGAGTGA
- the SGTA gene encoding small glutamine-rich tetratricopeptide repeat-containing protein alpha isoform X2, which translates to MDTKKRLAYAIIQFLHEQLRHGGLSSDAQESLEVAIQCLETAFGVTVDDSDLALPQTLPEIFEAAATGKETQPDLRSPERTPPSEEDYAEAERLKTEGNEQMKVENFEAAVHFYGKAIELNPANAVYFCNRAAAYSKLGNYAGAVQDCERAIGIDPSYSKAYGRMGLALSSLNKHAEAVAYYKKALELDPDNETYKSNLKIAELKLREAPSPSGGVGSFDIAGLLSNPGFISMASNLMNNPQLQQLMSGMISGGHNPLGTPGTSPSQNDLASLIQAGQQFAQQMQQQNPELIEQLRSQMRSRTPSASNDEQQE; encoded by the exons ATGGACACCAAGAAGCGCCTGGCCTACGCCATCATCCAGTTCCTGCACGAGCAGCTGCGGCACGGCGGGCTCTCGTCCGACGCCCAGGAGAGCTTGGAAG TCGCCATCCAGTGCCTGGAGACGGCCTTCGGGGTCACGGTGGACGACAGCGACCTGGCGCTGCCCCAGACGCTGCCGGAAATCTTCGAAGCAGCCGCCACCGGCAAG GAGACGCAGCCCGACCTGAGGAGCCCCGAGCGGACCCCGCCCTCGGAGGAGGACTATGCCGAGGCAGAGCGCCTCAAAACCGAAG GGAACGAGCAGATGAAGGTGGAGAACTTTGAAGCCGCCGTGCACTTCTACGGCAAAGCCATCGAGCTGAACCCGGCCAACGCCGTCTACTTCTGCAACAG AGCCGCAGCCTACAGTAAGCTGGGCAACTACGCAGGCGCCGTGCAGGACTGCGAGCGCGCGATCGGCATAGACCCGTCCTACAGCAAAGCCTACGGCCGCATGGG CCTGGCGCTGTCCAGCTTGAACAAGCACGCGGAGGCCGTGGCCTACTACAAGAAGGCCTTGGAGCTGGACCCCGACAACGAGACGTACAAGTCCAACCTCAAGATCGCTGAGCTGAAGCTGCGGGAGGCCCCGAGCCCG AGCGGCGGCGTGGGCAGCTTCGACATCGCCGGCCTGCTGAGCAACCCCGGCTTCATCAGCATG GCGTCGAACCTGATGAACAACccccagctgcagcagct catgtCCGGGATGATCTCGGGCGGCCACAACCCCCTGGGCACCCCCGGCACCAGCCCCTCGCAGAACGACCTGGCCAGCCTCATCCAGGC CGGCCAGCAGTTCGCGCAGCAGATGCAGCAGCAGAACCCCGAGCTCATCGAGCAGCTGCGCAGCCAGATGAGGAGCCGGACGCCGAGCGCCAGCAACGACGAGCAGCAGGAGTGA